The genomic DNA ATTTAATATGTTGATATACAAGTATAATTACTTTTTGTATAGGAAAGTAATCTACCTTACCCGCATTTCCACAAAAACGGGCAAATGATCCGATGGAAACCTCTGCCTAAAGGCATCGTCGATATGGGCATGCCTTAAAATGTCAATTTTATTGCTATCAACAAAGCAATAGTCAATCCTATCGGTAAGCGGGCTGCTATAATCGAACCCGTTCCAGGTACCCACTGGGCCGTAGTGCCCAATTGGTGACAAATCGTAAGTATCGGCAAAGTTTGATGTAACTGGAACTAATGAGCTATCAGTAGGAATCATATTGAAATCGCCGGTTATGACTACCGGCAAACCATCGGCAATTGCTGTAATCCGGTTTACCAGCAGTCTGGCTGAATTTCTGCGTGCTTCCTTTCCCAAGTGGTCAAAGTGGGTGTTGAACAGAGCAAAGGTTTTTCCGCTTAACCTATCCTTAAAAATTGCCCAAGTGCAAACCCTTTTACAGGCAGCATCCCAACCAAGCGAAGGGGTATCGGGGGTTTCCGATAACCAAAACGTTTTACTGAATAGCAGTTCGAACCTCTGGGTTCTGTAGATGATTGCCGAGTATTCACCTAGCGTATCGCCATCATCGCGGCCCACTCCAACAAAACCATAACCGTTGAGCATCCCCGTTATATCAAGCAGCTGATGATGCAGCGCTTCCTGTACGTTCAGAATATCGATGTTGTAAAACTTAACCATTTGAGCAACATGTTCCTTACGGTATGGCCATGCATTCAGCCCATCGGCGGGGTTATCGAACCTTATGTTAAAACTCATCACCCTAAAGCTATCGTTTTTGTTCGAATTGCAACCAACAGTAAAAAGTAGTGCAATAAACAAAACAGCAATACTGATATTGCTAAGTCTAAAATTTATCATGGTTTCCAGAATTTTTCAATTAAATTCCCTAAAAATACATCAATTTTATTCCATTTTTACTAAAAAACTTGATTTTTTAAATGGTTGATTTGTATATTGTGAAGCATATTAATAACATCCATGATAAGTTTTATACTTAACGACAAGCCTGTAAACACCTCATGTAACCCGGGAATGAGTTTACTGGATTTTATCCGTTACGAGTCAAACCTACCCGGGACAAAAATTGGGTGCAGGGAGGGCGATTGCGGTGCCTGCACAGTACTTATAGGCGAACTTACAAACGATACAGTTGAATACCGAAGCGTTACATCGTGTTTGTACCCATTAATCAACGCTCACGGTAAGCATGTTGTAACCATTGAGGGTATCAACTTAAGCAATACGCTTAGTCCGGTTCAG from Tenuifilum sp. 4138str includes the following:
- a CDS encoding endonuclease/exonuclease/phosphatase family protein, encoding MINFRLSNISIAVLFIALLFTVGCNSNKNDSFRVMSFNIRFDNPADGLNAWPYRKEHVAQMVKFYNIDILNVQEALHHQLLDITGMLNGYGFVGVGRDDGDTLGEYSAIIYRTQRFELLFSKTFWLSETPDTPSLGWDAACKRVCTWAIFKDRLSGKTFALFNTHFDHLGKEARRNSARLLVNRITAIADGLPVVITGDFNMIPTDSSLVPVTSNFADTYDLSPIGHYGPVGTWNGFDYSSPLTDRIDYCFVDSNKIDILRHAHIDDAFRQRFPSDHLPVFVEMRVR